The nucleotide sequence ACAGAGAGGAAGTATAGATGTTTTGATGGCATTTCAGCTCCTAATCACTTCTCGAGAGCTAGATGCGTGGTGTATCTTTTTAATTGGAGTAATCTCTCCCCTGTGAATATTGTTATTCCCTTTCTAGAATTTTGGCTCACTGAGCCTGGCCTGATGGCCATTTTTTTTGGTTAGCTCCCCTATGATTAGAACATGATGTGTTGGAGCTAACAACTCAGCTTTTGTACTATTTGCATCTTATTGATGCCAGAAatacaacatctttttttttaaaaataaccaACTTAAGGGCAAAGATGGATGCTTGTCTTTGTTCCGAAGAAACTAGCACAACGACCCAgctataaaagaaaataatatgaaAAGGGATATAAAATGACTCAATGATTACCCAACTGCAACTTAATTCACATCATTATCATCTGCTCACCAAACTGTTAAATCGACTACCAAAATTGAGAAAACCAGAAATAGAAAGAGGAAATCACAAAAACACCAATCAACCAATCAACCAAAAAAACTTATGCCTTCTTGTCAGCAGATGATGCTTAGAGACCAGTTGACGAACGATGGTTCAAGAACTTCATATTACTGATGTTAGAGAGGTTCAGACAGTCACATATTTTATCCTCGTTAACATACCATTTAGGCAAGAGAACAGTGTTTTCTATTCCTTATTCCTTTAGCTATTCAGTGAGGTACTTTCATTTCAAACTTTTTTCTTATCCTGAGTCTAGAAGAGAAGAGAAACTGTCTTAATAATATTCGGAACATCCAACAATTCCCAGCCTACAAGTATTTGCAGTAAAATTTGGTTACAAATGCTCTGTAGTATATCTGGATTCACTTATGACCTACTTTCAACTCACAGGTTAACTATACGAAAAAGATCAACATAGAGACAGGATAAATGTACAGACATTATAACATCATTGCAAATATGTCAGCCTACACATACAAGAAGGTCAAACTTAAATGCCCAATTTCTGTTTTAAGGAACAGCGGAAACAGATGAGTGAATTTTTAGAAGCACAATGTTTCTCATTAACAAAGGTTTTAAAACAATTTAGAATAAAAAAActtaaacaaagaaaagattgTATCTAATGCAACAAAAACCTTCAATGCTTTCTGCTTAggcctttttattttctttatttctggAAACAAATTCCACGATCATAAACTCACATGCTCGTCATTAATTCCACAAAAAGTTTTCACAGTCTAAACCATATCCAAATATATTCTTCCATTATGTTCGAATCAATTAAAGAATCACAAGAAATGTCAAAAAGAGGGATCTACATAGGAGCATAGGCAGTGATGCAATCAAGTAGGTGGAAAGATTGAAGCCACAAAAGGCAAACATTTTCAAGCTCTTACTGAATTTATCTTCTGAAGATCAACACCTCGGCGGAGCATTCTCTCTCGACGCTTCAAAGCCATCATCTCTTTGCGATGCTTCTTCTTAGCACCTGAAAACATAAGCTAGGAGTATATACAGTGGAGTTGAAGGCACATGGTCAATACACAACGAGAAGTGAATAGAGAAAACAATGACAACAAAAGCATGGAGAGAAATTCCAGTGGAACTTTATCCTCTTCCGACCCCAAAATGTAATAAGTTATATGCACTTGAAATTTAATGGGTAAGCATAAGCAAGAATACATATAGACAAAGCATATAGCTGCAAGATGGTGATAGGGCAGATATCTTTACCTGGAATCCTCCCGAAGTTTTTACTTTTTTGGGACTCAAACGGCCACGACTGAGGAAATTTAGCAGCATGTTTCTTTTTCCCTGAAACTGTTCTCGGATCCTTTACAAACATCAGGCCATCCAAATTAGATCCCCGGACATACTTGGCAGGAGTAGATTTCTGACCTCCTCGGTACTTCCTTTCTGTTTGAGGCTTCTTCTTCAATCCATACTCCCTAGAAGCTTCCTGAAGATCAATCCCACCCAACTTCTCCACGGTTTCATCAAAGCTATCATCAGAACAGCTACTAGGAACTAGCCCAACCAACTGTTTAACATCAACAACATTGACCATTCCACCAGTGCTTTCGTAATAATCTGCAGCAACCTCTTCATCAACTTCTGAATCACTATCAGATGAGCCATCACTTTCAGATGATTGGTCAGATTCTTCTGATTCTGAAGAACAAGTACTTCCATCATCAGATGAAATGTCTTCATCATCACCATCGCTTTCCTCATCAGATAAGTCATGAGTATATAGCCTAAGCCCCCCAATAGACAAAAATCCCTCATTTTCCACAGGAGATGATCTCTCAGCTGGCAGGTCGTTGTCCATCTCGACATCAGCACCACCGGGGAAGCCACCATCAGCATCCATATCCTCCTCAGAGGATGTAGACTTGAAAGAAGGATTTTCCTTCTCATCTTTGGACGACAATCCAACTCCTTCCTGTGTTGTTTCTGCATCATCAAAGAATCCCAATCCTCTGTGTGAGCTCTCATCCATTGAGAAACCAGCACTATAGTCTCCAGCATAGTCGACTTCACGAGAGTCTTTATTTTGTTCAACATCCAGAGATAAAGGGGTTGTGCAATCATACGTACATCCTTCATTTTGAGGTTCCTTATTTGGGTCTTCATCTATGAAAGCAACAATCTGAGTTTCCTTTGTATCAACCAAAAGAATAGGTTGTTCTAGATCCAACTTGTTATCTTCTACTCCTGCACTACGGACCGCATCTGAACAACTCTGAAAAAAGAGAAATAGATAATTTCATCAGTGGAAATGCATTCTGAAATTTTTTGCAATATTGTCAGGAAAATACCCTCTAAAATTAAATAGCCCAAAACCGAATTCCATACTCGATCAACTTGAGGAAAGCCTAATCCTTAATACATACTGGGCAGAAAGTTAggcaaaaaaaaattataacggTAAAAAATATAAGCAGAAAATCCAAATTCCTAGTCCTTTTTCCTTATCATGACCAAATTTGCCCTCTTTAGCCAATAACAACAGGGATTATTAAAATCCAAACTACTAAGCTAGAATTGGCGTTCAGAAATAAAATATTAACTCAGTAATCCTTCGAACTACAGCACTTTACCTCTAGATACAATACCTCACTAGATGTGTAtagttctttttcaacaaaatatgacAAATCGGTGTTATtaaaggcgaaaagcgcaaaaaagctctaaggtttATTGGGGACTTGagcgcaaataaagcgtgggctttaatgaagaaaggcgcaaatggagaaaaacgacaaatatgtatgtgtagtccaagactaaaatctataagcatgaataccaaatatatggacaaagaaattgaagaaaatttatgacgaaataaaatatcaattgtttagtgtcGCCTCTTCAGGATTACGCTCATTGGCACGGAAAAGTATGCCTTACAGCCTTGACGACAACACTGAAGCGCCCGctaagcgaggcgaagcgctcaacatgttttgagcctcgcttcagagcttaagcgcgcctttgacaacactaaCATACATCTTTCTCATCCTCGCTATAACCAGTCTACAAAAGCATTTCTAATCAATATTCCATTTCCATATAAGGATACTCACAATTACGGTAAACCCAGATATATCTCTGTTATCATCATTACCCATGACCTTAAATTACCCATTCTTCAATAAAAACTCAATCTTTGACAATTaaatacactaaaaagatttaTGTTATATGCACTGATGGTGTAGAATCTATATAAGAGAGACATTTTAGTTGAGAATATGTTTTAGTCATGTTAGCACTTTTACTTACttcctatattttattttatttttaaaaacatcCAATGTTTTTATAGGAGTTGTTTAGCCTATCAGAGAATTATACATCGGTAGAAAGTATAATGAACTTCTAGAACTATTtacttttgttattattattttattttgtatattattggCCTGAGATGAAACCCTCAGGGGTTGGTCCggtggcaattgacttgagccttggggtttgctccctttcaaggtctcaagttcgaaacccactgggtgcaaacagtttctgagggccatcggactgggtaaaacctgaattaaccgtggtgcacttgcgggaaactccttaccgagggcctgtgcacccccggGATTAGTCGGGGCTCAAAGAGACTTggacacccggtgcaaatcaaaaaaaaaaaaaaaaaattattggcCTGAGATGAGTTTACCTGAAGTAAAATGATCAGCAAGTATTCAGCATCCTATGTTGttgttgtgtaaatattttttgcaCTGTCGTTACAGAATACTTAAACTTTAACCTACTCATTACTAACTATAACCCTAGCAACAGCTACACAATCATCacctttattttaaaaaataataataataaaacaaaacatACTGATCCTTGAATAAAAATTCAATCTTTTAGAATTATCCAAAAAATAAACATACCACTGAATCTGCAGAAGGGTATACATAACGAATCTCATTTCCTCTACTTTTCTTCGATTCGCTCTTTGAACTCGAAGCATTCTTCGAGCTGCTAACAGCTGTATTATTACGATCCCTTGAATTACCTCCATTTCCACTCTTCAAATTCCTCCCTAAATTcccaaataaataaatcaataaataaataatttcagtTTAAATATAAAAGTATATACAACTgattcagaaagaaaaaaaaacaagaacctCTTGAAGGAGGAGAATTGTAAACCGCCCAATCAGATAAGACTCCACCTTCAACGAACAAGCCCCGACCCGAATAAGATGCGTTTCTCGGTTTTCGGGTTTTGGCTTTATTGGAACTTTTTCTGTTttttcctcccatttttgtaCGTCGACGAATGCCGTGAACGGCGGAGAGAGATAGCGGAGCTCGGAGATGAGTTTTTTGATCGTAGATTGAAGAAAA is from Nicotiana tabacum cultivar K326 chromosome 18, ASM71507v2, whole genome shotgun sequence and encodes:
- the LOC107801765 gene encoding uncharacterized protein LOC107801765 yields the protein MGGKNRKSSNKAKTRKPRNASYSGRGLFVEGGVLSDWAVYNSPPSRGRNLKSGNGGNSRDRNNTAVSSSKNASSSKSESKKSRGNEIRYVYPSADSVSCSDAVRSAGVEDNKLDLEQPILLVDTKETQIVAFIDEDPNKEPQNEGCTYDCTTPLSLDVEQNKDSREVDYAGDYSAGFSMDESSHRGLGFFDDAETTQEGVGLSSKDEKENPSFKSTSSEEDMDADGGFPGGADVEMDNDLPAERSSPVENEGFLSIGGLRLYTHDLSDEESDGDDEDISSDDGSTCSSESEESDQSSESDGSSDSDSEVDEEVAADYYESTGGMVNVVDVKQLVGLVPSSCSDDSFDETVEKLGGIDLQEASREYGLKKKPQTERKYRGGQKSTPAKYVRGSNLDGLMFVKDPRTVSGKKKHAAKFPQSWPFESQKSKNFGRIPGAKKKHRKEMMALKRRERMLRRGVDLQKINSKLQQMVLDGADMFAFQPMHSRDCSQVQRLAAIYRVRSVSQGSGKKRFVTVTKTQHTSMPSASDKIRLEKLIGAGDEDSDFTVTGIQSQRKDGYATKKSSMGSDGQSGSSKLFKTSVNPRARTEKRRDQKTGSYASLPVSFISSGMMCSETVEEKSIETTEATNSFHETKVVTNSIEYGAFEMHTTGFGSKMMAKMGYQEGRGLGKDGQGISEPIEARQRPKALGLGAEIPETSSGSAKKDFLPKSAVRSAEVVSRSGKSSRKESSIGFAGFEMHTKGFGSKMMAKMGFVEGTGLGKNSQGIVNPLVAVRRPKSQGLGAKVR